A genomic region of Ictidomys tridecemlineatus isolate mIctTri1 chromosome 10, mIctTri1.hap1, whole genome shotgun sequence contains the following coding sequences:
- the Rab7b gene encoding ras-related protein Rab-7b — MNPRKKVDLKLIIVGALGVGKTSLLHQYVHKTFYEEYQTTLGASILSKIIMLDDTTLKLQIWDTGGQERFRSMVSTFYKGSDGCILAFDVTDLESFEALDIWRGDVLAKIIPMEQSYPMVVLGNKIDLEDRKVPQEVVQGWCKEKDIPYFEVSAKNDINVVQAFEVLASRALSRYREILENHLTDSIKLVPGQAKSRCC; from the exons ATGAATCCTCGGAAGAAGGTGGACTTGAAGCTCATCATTGTCGGAGCACTTGG AGTGGGAAAGACCTCCCTCCTTCACCAATATGTCCACAAGACATTTTATGAGGAATACCAGACCACGCTGGGGGCCAGCATCCTCTCCAAGATCATCATGCTGGATGACACAACTTTGAAGCTGCAG ATCTGGGACACAGGCGGTCAGGAGCGGTTCCGCTCCATGGTGTCCACCTTCTATAAAGGCTCTGATGGCTGTATCCTGGCTTTTGATGTCACCGACCTGGAGTCCTTTGAAGCCCTGGATATCTGGCGGGGTGATGTTCTGGCCAAGATTATCCCTATGGAGCAGTCCTACCCCatggtggtgctggggaacaAAATTGACCTGGAAGACAGGAAG GTGCCCCAGGAGGTAGTCCAAGGCTGGTGTAAAGAGAAGGACATTCCCTACTTTGAAGTCAGTGCCAAAAATGACATCAACGTGGTGCAAGCCTTTGAGGTGCTGGCCAGCCGGGCTCTGTCACGG tATCGAGAAATCCTAGAGAATCACCTCACAGACTCCATCAAACTCGTGCCAGGCCAGGCAAAGAGCAGATGCTGCTGA